The Nocardioides zeae genome includes the window GGGGTCCAGCCTTCCAGACGGGTGGGGTGGGTGCTCAGGACTGCTCAGGACTGGTAGACGGTCGGCAGCAGCGGCTCGCCGCGTGTCATCGACCGGGCGGCCATCGGGAGCTCCGCGAAGGCGGCGGCGTGGCGCTCGCGCGCGGCCTCGAGCGGCTCGCGCCCGACGACCTCGCCGCCGACGACCAGGTCGCGGTGCAGCGGACGGTCGGTCGTGCCGTCGCCGGGCTCCGGCTCGGCGTCGACCGCGATGACCTCGGCGACCGCGACGCCGTCCTGGAGGCGCCGCACCGCGCGCTTGCTGCCGCCGACCGAGAGCTTGTTGGTGCTCTTCTTGGCGACGGGCACCATGCGGCCCTCGTCGTCCTCGCGGGCGACGAGCTTGTAGACGAACGCGCTCGTGGGGTGCCCGGAGCCGGTGACGAGGCGGGTGCCCACGCCGTAGCCGTCCACCGGGGCGGAGGCCAGCGACGCGATGGCGAACTCGTCGAGGTCGCTCGTGACGATGATGCGGGTGTCGCGCGCGCCGAGGGAGTCGAGCTGCTCGCGCACCTCGACCGCCAGCGCGCCGAGGTCGCCCGAGTCGAGACGGACCGCGCCCAGCCTGGGACCGGCGACCTCGACGGCGAGGCGCACGGCCTCCCGCACGTCGTAGGTGTCGACGAGCAGCGACGTGCCGACGCCGAGGCTGGAGACCTGGGCGCGGAACGCGTCGGCCTCGGTGTCGTGGAGCAGGGTGAAGGCGTGGGCGGAGGTGCCGGTGCTCGGCACGCCGTAGCGCTGCCGGGCGGCCAAGTTGCTCGTGGCGCCGAAGCCGGCGACGTACGCCGCCCGCGCGGCCGCCACCGCGGCCTCCTCGTGGGTGCGCCGCGAGCCCATGTCGATGCAGGGGCGGCCGCCGGCCACGGCGGTCATCCGCGACGCGGCGCTGGCGATGGCGGAGTCGTGGTTGTAGATCGAGAGGAGCACGGTCTCGAGGAGGACCGCCTCGGCGAAGGCCGACTCGACCACGAGGAGGGGGGAGCCGGGGAAGTAAGCCTCGCCCTCGCCGTACCCCCGGACGTCGCCCGAGAACCGGTAGTCGGCGAGCCACGCGAGGGTCGCGTCGTCGACGACCCGCTCCTCGGCGAGGAAGTCGAGCGTCGCGGTGTCGAAGCGGAACGCCTCGATCGCCTCGAGCGCCCGGCCCACGCCGGCGACGACGCCGTAGCGGCGGCCCTCCGGCAGCTTGCGGCCGAAGAGCTCGAAGACGGAGCGGCGGTGGGCCGTGCCGGAGGCGAGCGCGGCCTGGAGCATGGTGAGCTCGTAGTGGTCCGTCAGCAGCGCGGTGGCCGGCGCCTCTGTAATAGTCATGATGACAATATAGGGGGTGGGGTGTTGCCCCGCAAGAGAGTCCCCGCCGCTGTGTCACGATGGGCGCGTGTCTGCTGCCAGCCCCGTCGAGGTCGAGCCGACGCTCACCCCGGACGACTCGCCGACCTTGGCGAGCCCGTGGGTCACGATCGTCTGGGACGACCCGGTCAACCTCATGAGCTACGTGACCTTCGTGTTCCGGTCCTACTTCGGCTACTCCACCGAGAAGGCCGAGGAGCTGATGCTCCAGGTGCACAACGACGGCAGGTCGGTGGTGTCCACCGGGAGCCGCGAGGCGATGGAGCGCGACGTGCAGGCGATGCACGAGTACGGGCTCTGGGCCACGATGGAGCGTGCCGAGTGACCGGCTTCACCCGGCACCGGAGGAGCGGCCGCGTCATCGCCGCGTTCACCGGCTTCGAGGCCGACCTGCTGCGCTCGTTGGCCGGGCAGCTGGTCGAGCTGCTCCGCAACGAGGCCGCCGCGCCCCGCGACCCGGTCGACCCGTTGGAGGCCATGCTCGACTTCGACGGTCCGACCACCGCGCCGGAGGACCCGGTGCTCGCGCGGCTGTTCCCCACGGCGTACCAGGACGACGAGGAGGCGGCGGCCGAGTTCCGGCGCTTCACCGAGGGCCACCTCCGCGACGGCAAGTCGGCGGCCGCCTGCCGCATCATCGAGGACCTCGAGGAGGCCGGGCTGCCCGACGAGCTGACCGAGGACGGGCTGATGATCGACGTCGAGCTCACCGAGGACGTCGCCGTCACGTGGATGCGCTCGTTCACCGACATCCGGCTCGCCCTCGCCACCCGGCTCGGTGTCGAGGACGGCGACGAGGCCCGGTGGA containing:
- a CDS encoding nicotinate phosphoribosyltransferase, whose product is MTITEAPATALLTDHYELTMLQAALASGTAHRRSVFELFGRKLPEGRRYGVVAGVGRALEAIEAFRFDTATLDFLAEERVVDDATLAWLADYRFSGDVRGYGEGEAYFPGSPLLVVESAFAEAVLLETVLLSIYNHDSAIASAASRMTAVAGGRPCIDMGSRRTHEEAAVAAARAAYVAGFGATSNLAARQRYGVPSTGTSAHAFTLLHDTEADAFRAQVSSLGVGTSLLVDTYDVREAVRLAVEVAGPRLGAVRLDSGDLGALAVEVREQLDSLGARDTRIIVTSDLDEFAIASLASAPVDGYGVGTRLVTGSGHPTSAFVYKLVAREDDEGRMVPVAKKSTNKLSVGGSKRAVRRLQDGVAVAEVIAVDAEPEPGDGTTDRPLHRDLVVGGEVVGREPLEAARERHAAAFAELPMAARSMTRGEPLLPTVYQS
- the clpS gene encoding ATP-dependent Clp protease adapter ClpS, translating into MSAASPVEVEPTLTPDDSPTLASPWVTIVWDDPVNLMSYVTFVFRSYFGYSTEKAEELMLQVHNDGRSVVSTGSREAMERDVQAMHEYGLWATMERAE
- a CDS encoding DUF2017 domain-containing protein, which codes for MTGFTRHRRSGRVIAAFTGFEADLLRSLAGQLVELLRNEAAAPRDPVDPLEAMLDFDGPTTAPEDPVLARLFPTAYQDDEEAAAEFRRFTEGHLRDGKSAAACRIIEDLEEAGLPDELTEDGLMIDVELTEDVAVTWMRSFTDIRLALATRLGVEDGDEARWMALPDDDPRAQAHDIYEWVGYLQETLVGALTR